Proteins found in one Rhizobium sp. NZLR1 genomic segment:
- a CDS encoding LysR family transcriptional regulator, which produces MDLLALADFNLVARHGGVGKAARATGRPKATLSRRVAELESSLDLRLFERGARNLKLTEEGRALFERTGRLLAELDETTSAIASGGQTPKGKLRISAPVLFSQSAMGKIAAQFALKYPEVRLEVTSEDRPVDMIEEGYDLVIRVNPDSDESLIGRAFLRDRLVVVASPDLPRPTKDSVAPGVIRGAGEQQTWRLKTPNGLSSISIDPVLGLASLIMVRDAARIGVGAARLPISLVAQDITDGRLVNWGDFDGPEIALWTLYPSRRLLSPKVSAFLDFLKQAFPNGTPDELAAFIAR; this is translated from the coding sequence ATGGATCTTCTTGCGCTTGCTGATTTTAATTTAGTCGCCCGCCACGGGGGGGTCGGCAAAGCCGCAAGAGCGACCGGAAGGCCCAAAGCAACACTGTCCCGCCGCGTCGCAGAGTTGGAAAGCAGCCTTGACCTTCGGCTGTTTGAGCGGGGCGCGCGGAACCTCAAACTGACCGAAGAGGGGCGTGCGCTTTTCGAGCGGACAGGGAGATTGCTCGCCGAACTCGACGAGACCACGTCGGCGATCGCATCCGGCGGCCAAACACCCAAAGGAAAGCTGCGCATTAGTGCGCCTGTGCTTTTTTCTCAGAGCGCGATGGGTAAAATCGCAGCTCAATTCGCACTGAAATATCCCGAGGTACGGCTGGAGGTCACATCCGAGGATCGACCTGTCGACATGATCGAGGAAGGTTACGATCTGGTCATTCGGGTCAATCCAGATTCTGATGAAAGCCTGATCGGGCGAGCATTTCTTCGGGATCGGCTTGTCGTCGTAGCAAGCCCCGACCTGCCGCGTCCAACAAAAGATTCTGTCGCTCCTGGCGTCATACGTGGGGCGGGCGAGCAACAAACATGGCGCCTGAAGACACCCAATGGTCTCTCCTCGATTTCAATCGATCCTGTACTCGGTCTCGCATCTCTTATCATGGTCAGGGATGCGGCACGTATCGGTGTCGGTGCGGCACGTCTTCCTATCTCGTTGGTGGCGCAAGATATCACTGACGGGAGGTTGGTGAATTGGGGCGATTTCGACGGTCCCGAGATAGCCTTATGGACGTTGTATCCCTCTCGCCGACTGCTAAGCCCAAAAGTCTCCGCGTTCCTGGATTTTCTAAAACAGGCTTTTCCAAACGGAACACCTGACGAACTGGCCGCCTTTATCGCCAGATGA
- a CDS encoding NADP-dependent oxidoreductase — protein MNNSPDFEPTDPNTTPLATGRALRLQAYGGPESLTVDRVSSPEPGPGEVLVSVKAAAVNGIDWKIREGYLRERFKLTLPATLGIEMAGVVLRTGHGVTGVKAGDRVMAALGGVGAYADHLVIEAGKLVQTPEGLSDVQAAAIPVASMTAWHVIQAADLDLSGQRVLIQGAAGGVGGFAVQFAKSAGAFVYATASTTSLLHVEALGADEVIDYRHQTLEHLTGKIDFVVDLVGGKVLDPSWALLSSNGLLVSIAAPDVASRAPDGRRGVFLSNKPDTSRLAAIAQQVDAGTLQSTIAEVVGFDDLASAIERNRTGHAPGKIVADLTR, from the coding sequence ATGAACAATTCGCCTGATTTCGAACCCACCGATCCAAACACTACACCGCTTGCCACCGGCCGGGCCTTACGTCTTCAAGCCTATGGCGGGCCCGAATCCCTGACAGTCGATAGGGTATCCTCGCCCGAGCCGGGCCCGGGCGAGGTCTTGGTGTCGGTCAAGGCCGCCGCAGTAAACGGCATCGACTGGAAAATCCGTGAAGGCTATCTCCGCGAGCGCTTCAAGCTAACCCTGCCCGCGACGCTTGGCATCGAAATGGCCGGCGTCGTGCTTCGGACCGGCCACGGCGTCACAGGCGTGAAGGCTGGGGATCGGGTCATGGCCGCCCTCGGTGGCGTCGGAGCCTACGCCGACCATCTTGTCATCGAGGCCGGCAAACTCGTCCAGACCCCGGAGGGCCTGTCTGACGTCCAGGCTGCAGCTATCCCAGTGGCCTCTATGACGGCTTGGCATGTCATTCAGGCCGCGGATCTCGACCTGTCTGGACAGCGGGTGCTGATTCAGGGTGCGGCTGGCGGGGTGGGCGGCTTTGCCGTTCAGTTCGCCAAATCGGCGGGAGCGTTCGTCTATGCCACTGCCTCGACCACAAGCCTTCTGCATGTGGAAGCCCTGGGTGCAGACGAGGTGATCGATTACCGCCATCAGACCCTGGAGCACCTCACAGGCAAGATCGACTTCGTCGTCGATCTGGTCGGCGGCAAGGTTCTGGACCCATCTTGGGCGCTGTTGTCATCTAACGGCCTGCTCGTGAGCATCGCGGCACCAGACGTCGCATCGCGTGCGCCGGATGGTCGGCGGGGCGTCTTTCTGTCGAATAAGCCCGACACCTCGCGTCTGGCTGCCATCGCTCAGCAGGTCGACGCGGGCACTTTGCAATCGACAATCGCCGAGGTAGTCGGGTTCGATGATCTTGCCTCTGCAATCGAGCGCAATCGTACCGGCCACGCGCCGGGTAAGATCGTCGCAGACCTCACCCGCTGA
- a CDS encoding FadR/GntR family transcriptional regulator codes for MKANRSDRPVIRPLPAMDRARQVTDALADYVEEARLQAGDRLPTERELMAALAVGRSTIREAIRHFQALGVIETRKGSGTYLLKPVSRATIHMPLSFDAVHLRDALLQTLEVRRGIECEAGMVAARRRTAKDLVVIEEKLNAMEHVHLEKGTSGPEDLAFHLAVYDATHNPLFRQLLEQMRETFERFWEHPFDRQDFARRSFPFHRTLFNAIAAGDAEAARVETLKILDIVEEDIKEMSK; via the coding sequence ATGAAGGCAAATCGTAGCGATAGGCCGGTGATCCGGCCGCTTCCCGCCATGGACCGCGCGCGTCAGGTGACCGACGCGCTGGCGGATTATGTTGAGGAAGCGCGGCTGCAGGCGGGAGACCGGCTGCCGACCGAGCGTGAGCTGATGGCGGCTCTTGCCGTCGGGCGTTCGACCATTCGCGAGGCGATCCGTCACTTTCAGGCGCTGGGCGTTATCGAGACGCGCAAGGGCAGCGGCACCTATCTGCTGAAGCCGGTGTCCAGAGCGACGATCCATATGCCGCTGTCGTTCGATGCAGTGCATCTGCGCGATGCGCTGCTGCAGACGCTGGAAGTTCGCCGCGGCATCGAATGCGAAGCGGGCATGGTCGCGGCCCGCCGGCGCACGGCGAAGGATCTGGTCGTCATCGAAGAGAAACTGAACGCCATGGAGCACGTGCACCTGGAGAAGGGCACCTCCGGGCCGGAGGATCTGGCCTTCCATCTCGCCGTCTACGACGCCACCCACAATCCGCTGTTTCGCCAGTTGCTCGAGCAGATGCGCGAGACCTTCGAGCGCTTCTGGGAACATCCCTTCGACCGGCAGGATTTCGCCCGCCGGTCCTTCCCTTTTCACCGCACCCTTTTCAACGCGATCGCGGCCGGGGATGCCGAGGCGGCGCGCGTGGAAACATTGAAAATTCTCGATATCGTCGAGGAAGACATCAAGGAAATGTCCAAATGA
- a CDS encoding PLP-dependent transferase — MSSGADPFDLASLITAHDDGNFADAVVPPIFQTSLFTFSDYDEMITVYRGEKVRPTYTRGLNPTVRAFEEMLAKLEGAEDALGFASGMAAISSAVLSFVEPGDRIVAVKHVYPDAFRLFGTILKRMKIEVTYVDGRDEEAVARALPGAKLLYLESPTSWVMEAHDIGALAALARQHGIVSMIDNSWASPFFQRPLTLGVDLVIHSASKYLGGHSDVVAGIVAGSKAMIARIKAEAYPYLGGKLSPFDAWLLIRGLRTLPLRMRAHEASALEIARRLQKLEVVETVCHPGLANRLPAGLNGTSGLFSFIFREGVDIRAFADHLKLFKLGVSWGGHESLIVPGEVVLQQKAQPNSAHAFGIHARSVRLHVGLEGTEALWRDIEEALAAASQS; from the coding sequence ATGAGCAGCGGCGCAGACCCGTTCGATCTTGCTTCCCTCATCACCGCCCACGACGACGGCAATTTTGCCGACGCCGTCGTGCCGCCGATCTTCCAGACCTCGCTTTTCACCTTTTCCGATTACGACGAGATGATCACCGTCTATCGCGGCGAGAAGGTGCGGCCGACCTATACGCGCGGGCTGAACCCGACGGTGCGCGCCTTCGAGGAAATGCTGGCCAAGCTCGAGGGTGCCGAGGATGCGCTGGGTTTTGCCAGCGGCATGGCGGCGATCTCGTCTGCGGTGCTGAGCTTTGTCGAACCGGGCGACCGCATCGTCGCCGTCAAACACGTCTATCCCGATGCCTTCCGCCTGTTCGGCACGATCCTCAAGCGGATGAAGATCGAGGTGACCTATGTCGATGGGCGCGACGAGGAAGCGGTCGCCAGGGCGCTGCCCGGCGCCAAGCTCCTCTACTTGGAAAGCCCAACGAGCTGGGTGATGGAGGCGCATGATATCGGTGCGCTCGCGGCCCTCGCCAGGCAACATGGCATCGTCTCGATGATCGACAACAGCTGGGCAAGCCCGTTCTTCCAGCGGCCGCTAACGCTCGGCGTCGATCTGGTCATCCATTCCGCCTCGAAATACCTCGGCGGCCACAGTGATGTGGTGGCGGGGATCGTTGCCGGCTCGAAGGCGATGATCGCCCGCATCAAGGCCGAAGCCTATCCCTATCTCGGCGGCAAGCTATCGCCGTTCGACGCCTGGCTCCTGATCCGCGGCCTGCGCACGCTGCCGCTACGCATGCGGGCGCATGAGGCATCGGCGCTTGAAATCGCCAGGCGCCTGCAGAAGCTCGAGGTCGTGGAGACGGTCTGCCATCCCGGCCTCGCCAACCGTCTGCCCGCCGGGCTCAATGGCACCTCGGGCCTGTTTTCGTTCATCTTCCGCGAGGGTGTCGATATCCGCGCCTTTGCCGATCACCTCAAGCTCTTCAAATTGGGTGTAAGCTGGGGTGGACATGAAAGCCTGATCGTACCGGGCGAGGTGGTGCTTCAGCAGAAGGCACAGCCGAATTCCGCACATGCCTTCGGCATCCATGCGCGATCCGTACGCCTCCATGTCGGCCTCGAAGGAACCGAGGCCCTGTGGAGAGACATCGAGGAGGCGCTCGCCGCCGCCTCACAATCCTGA
- a CDS encoding sugar ABC transporter substrate-binding protein, protein MKKLIISTLFASMMAGTAFADTTLKLVEVITSPERTETLKSIVGKFEAANPGTKVDIISLPWNEAFQKFATMVSAGDVPDVMEMPDTWLSLYANNGMLESLEPYLAKWEHTKELTPRALELGRDVKKTAYMLPYGFYLRAMFYNKKLLSEAGVAAPPKTLEEFTAASEKISKLSGKYGYCMRGGAGGLNGWMIFAASMAGSNKYFNDDGTSTMNSPGWAKGIEWMVDLYKKGYAPKDSINWGFNEVVAGFYSGTCAFLDQDPDALIAIAERMKKDDFGVMPLPKGPDGKSFPTIGYGGWSMFSTSGNKDLSWKLIATLEGPEGNIEWNKRIGALPAYTAAEKDPFYAGDQFKGWFEELADPNTVPTVMPTYLEEFAFFKDSLAIKTSQQAMLGDISAKDLANQWAEYLTKAQQKFLTKK, encoded by the coding sequence ATGAAAAAGCTAATAATCTCAACGCTCTTTGCTTCGATGATGGCGGGCACGGCCTTTGCCGACACGACGCTGAAGCTCGTCGAAGTCATCACCAGCCCGGAGCGCACCGAAACGCTGAAATCGATCGTCGGCAAGTTCGAAGCCGCCAATCCCGGCACCAAGGTCGACATCATTTCGCTGCCCTGGAACGAAGCGTTCCAGAAGTTTGCGACCATGGTATCGGCCGGCGATGTGCCCGATGTGATGGAAATGCCCGATACCTGGCTGTCGCTCTATGCCAATAACGGCATGCTCGAAAGCCTCGAGCCCTATCTCGCAAAGTGGGAGCACACCAAGGAACTGACGCCGCGCGCGCTCGAACTTGGCCGCGACGTCAAGAAGACCGCCTATATGCTGCCCTACGGCTTCTATCTCCGGGCGATGTTCTACAACAAGAAGCTGCTTTCCGAAGCCGGTGTCGCAGCACCACCGAAGACGCTGGAGGAATTCACCGCTGCGTCCGAAAAGATCTCCAAACTGTCCGGCAAATACGGCTACTGCATGCGCGGTGGAGCGGGCGGCCTCAACGGCTGGATGATCTTTGCCGCCTCGATGGCCGGTTCGAACAAATACTTCAACGACGACGGCACCTCGACGATGAACAGCCCCGGCTGGGCCAAGGGCATCGAATGGATGGTCGATCTCTACAAGAAGGGTTATGCGCCGAAGGACAGCATCAACTGGGGCTTCAACGAAGTCGTCGCCGGTTTCTATTCCGGCACCTGCGCCTTCCTCGACCAGGATCCGGATGCGCTGATCGCCATCGCCGAACGCATGAAAAAAGACGATTTCGGCGTCATGCCGCTGCCGAAGGGCCCGGACGGCAAGTCCTTCCCGACCATCGGTTATGGCGGCTGGTCGATGTTTTCGACCAGCGGCAACAAGGATCTCTCCTGGAAGCTGATCGCCACCCTCGAAGGGCCGGAAGGCAATATCGAGTGGAACAAGCGCATCGGCGCCCTGCCGGCTTATACTGCGGCCGAGAAGGATCCCTTCTATGCCGGTGACCAGTTCAAGGGCTGGTTCGAGGAACTGGCGGACCCGAACACGGTACCGACGGTGATGCCGACCTACCTCGAAGAATTTGCCTTCTTCAAGGATTCGCTGGCGATCAAGACCTCGCAGCAGGCAATGCTGGGCGACATCTCGGCGAAGGATCTGGCCAACCAGTGGGCGGAATACCTGACCAAGGCGCAGCAGAAGTTCCTGACTAAGAAATAA
- a CDS encoding sugar ABC transporter permease has protein sequence MTTSADTLDMRRDRRPWLRRLADASEPYLYSAPSLILIIAVMLVPLTVGVSYAFRDIQLLNPFSGGFIGLDHFRELSTDPAFYGALRNTLWWTGASVVLQFTFGLILALLLDKPFPGRAIAQALVFLPWAVPSFLAGLNWAWLFNPVIGPIPHWLFALGLMHEPGNILSDPNYAMWGPIVANVWWGIPFFAITLLAALQAIPRDLYEAASIDGAGWFQRFGSITLPFLAPTIAITVLLRTVWISNFADLIVVMTNGGPADRTQIVASYIFTTAFKRLDFGYASAIALVLLGLLLAYSMLIILLRQTLLNKD, from the coding sequence ATGACCACTTCCGCCGATACGCTCGACATGCGTCGCGACCGCAGGCCATGGCTGCGTCGTCTTGCCGATGCTTCGGAGCCCTATCTCTACAGCGCGCCGTCGCTGATCCTGATCATCGCGGTGATGCTGGTGCCGCTGACGGTCGGCGTTTCCTATGCCTTCCGCGATATCCAGCTGCTCAATCCGTTTTCCGGCGGCTTCATCGGGCTCGATCATTTCCGCGAGCTTTCCACGGATCCTGCCTTCTATGGGGCGCTGCGGAACACGCTCTGGTGGACCGGTGCCTCCGTTGTCCTGCAGTTTACTTTCGGGCTCATCCTGGCGCTGCTGCTCGACAAGCCATTCCCAGGCCGGGCAATCGCCCAGGCGCTGGTCTTCCTGCCGTGGGCGGTGCCGTCCTTTCTCGCCGGCCTCAACTGGGCCTGGCTGTTCAATCCGGTCATCGGGCCGATCCCGCACTGGCTCTTCGCCCTCGGGCTGATGCATGAGCCGGGCAATATCCTTTCCGATCCCAATTATGCGATGTGGGGGCCGATCGTCGCCAATGTCTGGTGGGGCATTCCCTTCTTCGCCATCACGCTGCTTGCCGCCCTGCAGGCAATCCCGCGCGATCTCTACGAGGCGGCGTCGATCGACGGCGCCGGCTGGTTCCAGCGTTTCGGCTCGATCACCCTGCCGTTTCTGGCGCCGACGATCGCCATCACCGTGCTGCTGCGCACCGTCTGGATCTCCAACTTCGCCGATCTCATCGTCGTCATGACCAATGGCGGGCCGGCCGACCGCACGCAGATCGTTGCGAGCTACATCTTCACGACGGCGTTCAAGCGGCTCGATTTCGGTTATGCCTCGGCGATCGCCCTGGTGCTGCTCGGGCTGCTGCTTGCCTATTCGATGCTGATCATCCTGCTGCGGCAGACGCTGCTGAACAAGGATTGA
- a CDS encoding carbohydrate ABC transporter permease has protein sequence MRRSLIPTIAHRLAILCYIAFALFPLFWLLKVSVTPNDLLYSEGVRMWPSRTTWEHYAFVLQHSAFPTFFKNSLIVSTSTAVTVTICASLSGYALSRFNFRAKYWIVALMLLTQMFPLVMLVAPIFKILSPLHLTNSLTGLVIVYTAFNVPFATFLMQSFFDGIPRDLEEAAMIDGATQFTAFRQIILPLTLPGIAATLGFVFTAAWSELLFALMLINGNDAATFPVGLLTFVSKFSVDFGQMMAAGVMALIPAGLFFLLIQRYLVQGLTAGAVKG, from the coding sequence ATGAGACGATCCCTCATTCCCACCATCGCGCACCGTCTGGCAATCCTCTGCTATATCGCTTTCGCGCTCTTCCCGCTGTTCTGGCTGCTCAAGGTCTCGGTGACGCCGAACGACCTGCTCTATAGCGAAGGCGTGCGGATGTGGCCGTCGCGCACGACCTGGGAGCACTATGCCTTCGTGCTGCAGCACAGCGCCTTTCCGACCTTCTTCAAGAACAGCCTGATCGTCTCGACGTCGACGGCGGTGACGGTGACGATCTGCGCCTCACTCTCCGGCTACGCGCTGTCGCGGTTCAATTTCCGGGCCAAATACTGGATCGTCGCGCTGATGCTGCTGACCCAGATGTTTCCGCTGGTCATGCTGGTGGCGCCGATCTTCAAGATCCTGTCGCCGCTGCATCTGACCAACAGCCTGACCGGTCTCGTCATTGTCTACACCGCCTTCAACGTGCCGTTTGCCACCTTCCTGATGCAGTCCTTCTTCGACGGCATCCCGAGGGATCTCGAAGAGGCGGCGATGATCGACGGGGCGACGCAGTTCACGGCGTTTCGCCAGATCATCCTGCCGCTGACGCTGCCGGGGATCGCCGCCACGCTCGGCTTCGTCTTCACCGCCGCCTGGAGCGAGTTGTTGTTTGCGCTGATGCTGATCAACGGCAATGACGCGGCGACTTTCCCGGTCGGCCTTCTCACCTTCGTTTCGAAATTCTCGGTGGATTTCGGGCAGATGATGGCGGCGGGCGTCATGGCGCTCATTCCGGCCGGCCTCTTCTTCCTGCTCATCCAGCGTTATCTCGTCCAGGGCCTGACGGCCGGCGCGGTCAAGGGTTAA